One Persicobacter psychrovividus DNA window includes the following coding sequences:
- a CDS encoding bile acid:sodium symporter family protein translates to MQTKYKVTGLISVVAFLLFLYFQLTDITTWEGPCLITALLAMAITAKGTEKFSGFSYSLMILTAVAVSLYFPAPFVQVGSFQMKNLIVPLLQIIMFGMGSQMSLNDFAGVIKMPKGVLIGLCCQFTIMPIVGFIIIYIFNFPAEIAAGIILIGSSPSGMASNVMSFIAKANLALSVTITACATLLAPFMTPLLMKLLVGHMVAIDFWGMMIGIFSMVILPICAGLIFNMFMHRIRMKQNDQLQLLVLSGIILLKNVISFLTAPMETNTLMINFGTDMALFAGLPIALATALRYYQQNHQAIDLEKILSFISMAGIGLIITIITAAGRDSLLQVGQILILACLLHNCMGYTLGYGLSRLFRLKEQDCRTIALEVGMQNGGLASGIAVELGKTATLGLAAAIFGSMMNVTGSSLASWWRRRSPELPEDKLEKIPAELI, encoded by the coding sequence ATGCAAACCAAGTACAAAGTTACAGGCCTCATTTCGGTTGTCGCCTTTTTGCTATTCCTTTATTTCCAACTCACGGACATCACCACTTGGGAAGGGCCCTGCCTGATTACCGCCTTGCTGGCGATGGCCATCACAGCAAAAGGTACGGAGAAATTCAGTGGTTTTTCCTATTCTTTAATGATCCTGACCGCCGTAGCAGTCTCTTTGTATTTCCCTGCCCCCTTTGTCCAGGTAGGTTCATTTCAGATGAAAAACCTCATCGTCCCCCTGTTACAAATCATCATGTTTGGCATGGGATCGCAAATGAGCCTAAATGATTTTGCTGGGGTCATCAAGATGCCCAAGGGCGTACTGATCGGCCTGTGCTGCCAGTTTACCATCATGCCCATCGTTGGTTTTATCATCATTTATATCTTCAATTTCCCTGCTGAAATAGCCGCAGGAATTATCCTGATCGGTTCTTCGCCAAGCGGTATGGCCTCCAATGTGATGTCGTTTATCGCCAAGGCCAATTTAGCGTTATCGGTAACCATTACGGCCTGTGCCACCCTTTTGGCACCTTTCATGACACCCCTGCTGATGAAATTACTGGTGGGCCACATGGTCGCCATTGATTTCTGGGGCATGATGATCGGGATTTTCAGTATGGTGATTCTGCCAATATGCGCAGGTCTGATTTTCAATATGTTTATGCACCGCATCAGGATGAAGCAAAACGACCAATTACAGCTTCTTGTACTGAGTGGTATTATCCTGCTCAAAAACGTGATCAGCTTCCTGACAGCTCCAATGGAAACCAACACCCTGATGATTAATTTCGGTACCGATATGGCTTTGTTTGCTGGTCTGCCTATTGCGCTGGCCACCGCCCTGCGCTATTATCAACAAAACCATCAGGCCATTGACCTTGAAAAAATCCTTTCTTTTATCTCCATGGCAGGTATCGGTTTAATCATCACCATCATCACGGCTGCTGGACGGGACAGCCTTCTGCAGGTGGGGCAAATCCTAATACTCGCGTGTCTGCTCCACAATTGTATGGGGTACACCCTTGGCTACGGCCTGAGTAGGCTTTTCCGACTGAAAGAACAGGATTGCCGCACCATTGCACTTGAAGTGGGGATGCAAAATGGAGGCCTGGCCTCAGGCATTGCCGTAGAGCTTGGAAAAACAGCAACCTTGGGCCTTGCAGCCGCTATTTTCGGGTCTATGATGAATGTAACAGGCTCCTCTCTGGCCTCATGGTGGCGAAGAAGAAGCCCCGAACTACCAGAGGACAAATTGGAAAAAATCCCTGCTGAACTGATTTAA
- a CDS encoding chloride channel protein: MKKMLRKFLFWRVKHISNQHFTILLSGVVGILAGVSAVLLKETVHALQHLLQGSHTELYETPYYILYPIIGILLTVIISRYIMKERVGHGISDILFNISQKSAVMARGKTWSRMMLSAITVGFGGSVGLEAPIVVTGSAIGSNLASMMHLDYNRRSLMIGCGSAAAIAAIFNSPIAGVIFAIEVILSDISVSAFIPLLIASSVGTLTSLALGSHEIMFSFKHIDAFSASDAVWFIGLGAFCALISVYFTRVSYFVEPRLHNIKHYALRALAGGLALAFIIVLFPSIYGEGYETIKALLNGQGHEVFHFAGFFFHNSGQGPYVLIAMLAGILLLKPFATSLTIGSGGCGGIFAPSLFLGGIAGFLFATVINLIAGYTLCSPINFSLVGMAGVMSGVLHAPLMGIFLIAEITGGYALMVPLMIVSAMSFFVSMLFEKHSIYTKKLIERGQIFQDDRDGQVLNSLNISKLIETDLLKVLPTATIEEMIPLIKESKRNIFPVVNEEGHLRGIVTLDDIRELMFDETKRKEVVIKTIMHKPHAEVDPTEHMRNVMTKFQRTGDWNLPVIDKENDNQYLGFVSKARIFNAYRTKLQRQQHKV, translated from the coding sequence ATGAAGAAAATGCTACGAAAATTCCTCTTCTGGAGGGTAAAGCATATCAGTAATCAACACTTCACCATTTTGCTCAGTGGTGTTGTTGGGATTTTAGCGGGGGTATCCGCTGTACTGCTGAAAGAGACGGTACACGCCTTGCAACATTTGCTCCAGGGGAGCCACACAGAGCTTTATGAAACTCCTTACTACATTCTGTACCCCATCATTGGTATTTTGCTGACGGTAATTATTTCCCGTTACATCATGAAGGAAAGGGTAGGGCACGGAATCTCCGACATCCTGTTCAATATTTCCCAGAAATCAGCCGTCATGGCACGAGGCAAAACATGGTCACGCATGATGCTTTCTGCCATTACTGTAGGTTTTGGGGGTTCAGTAGGACTGGAGGCCCCAATTGTAGTAACAGGCTCTGCCATTGGTTCCAACCTCGCATCGATGATGCACCTGGATTACAACCGCCGCTCACTGATGATTGGTTGTGGTTCCGCCGCCGCCATTGCCGCAATCTTTAACTCGCCTATTGCGGGGGTAATTTTCGCCATTGAGGTCATTCTTTCAGATATCTCCGTATCTGCTTTCATTCCGCTACTCATCGCTTCTTCCGTAGGAACCCTGACAAGCCTTGCTTTGGGAAGCCATGAGATCATGTTCTCCTTTAAACATATTGATGCTTTCAGTGCCAGCGATGCCGTTTGGTTTATTGGTCTTGGCGCCTTCTGTGCACTGATTTCTGTTTATTTCACTCGCGTTTCTTACTTCGTGGAGCCACGCCTTCACAACATTAAACATTACGCACTGCGCGCACTGGCTGGTGGTTTGGCCCTGGCCTTCATTATCGTTTTGTTCCCTTCCATTTACGGTGAAGGTTATGAAACCATCAAAGCACTTCTGAATGGACAAGGCCATGAGGTATTCCACTTTGCAGGCTTCTTCTTCCATAATTCAGGGCAAGGGCCTTACGTCCTGATTGCCATGCTTGCCGGTATTTTGCTACTGAAACCATTCGCGACCTCCCTGACGATCGGTTCTGGAGGCTGTGGGGGTATCTTTGCTCCTTCGCTCTTCTTAGGCGGTATTGCTGGATTTTTGTTCGCTACGGTTATTAACCTGATTGCGGGTTATACCCTTTGTTCGCCCATCAACTTTAGCCTGGTAGGTATGGCTGGGGTCATGAGTGGTGTCCTGCATGCTCCACTGATGGGGATCTTCCTGATCGCAGAAATTACGGGTGGTTATGCCCTGATGGTACCGCTGATGATCGTTTCCGCCATGAGTTTCTTTGTCAGTATGCTCTTTGAAAAACACTCTATTTATACCAAAAAATTGATTGAAAGAGGACAGATTTTCCAAGACGACCGCGATGGTCAGGTACTGAATTCACTGAATATCTCGAAACTCATTGAGACCGATCTGCTGAAGGTTTTGCCAACGGCGACCATTGAAGAAATGATTCCGCTGATCAAAGAGTCGAAGCGAAATATCTTCCCTGTGGTGAATGAGGAAGGGCACCTGAGAGGGATTGTTACACTTGATGATATCCGTGAACTGATGTTCGATGAAACCAAGCGCAAAGAGGTGGTCATTAAAACGATCATGCACAAGCCTCATGCCGAGGTGGATCCTACGGAACATATGCGTAACGTTATGACTAAATTTCAGCGTACAGGCGACTGGAACTTGCCTGTGATCGACAAAGAGAATGATAACCAATATTTAGGCTTCGTTTCCAAAGCTCGAATATTTAATGCTTACAGAACAAAACTGCAACGCCAACAGCACAAAGTGTAA